A stretch of DNA from Micromonospora sp. WMMD1155:
GCCGGGGTGTGGCTGCACGTGGACGCCGCGTACGGCTGCGGTCTGCTCGTCTCGCCGACGCGCCGGCACCTGCTCGACGGCATCGAGCGGGCCGACTCGGTCACCGTCGACTTCCACAAGTCGTTCTTTCAGCCGGTCAGCTCCAGCGCGCTGCTCGTCCGCGACCGGCGGGCCCTGCGGCACGCCACGTACCACGCCGACTACCTCAACCCGGCGCGGATGGTCGAGCAGCGCATCCCCAACCAGGTCGACAAGAGCCTGCAGACCACCCGCCGCTTCGACGCGTTGAAGCTGTGGCTCACGCTGCGGGTGATGGGCCCGGACGCGCTCGGCGCGCTCTTCGACGAGGTGATCGACCGGGCCGCCGACGCCTGGCAGTTGGTCAGCGAGGACCCCCGGTTCGAGGTGGTCACCCGCTCGGAGTTGAGCACGGTGGTCTTCCGCTACCTGCCCACCGGCCCCGGCCGGGAGCTGGCCGACGCGGCGAACCTGCACGCCCGGGAGGCCCTCGCGGCGTCCGGCCTCGCCGTGGTCGCCGGAACCCGGGTGGACGGTCACCACTTCCTGAAGTTCACCCTGCTCAACCCGGCGACGACCGTCGACGACGTCGACCACGTGCTGGAACTGATCGCCCACCACGCCGGCCGGTACGTGCACGAGCGCACGGCCGCCGACCTGACCTGCCACGTCGGCTGACGCCGACCTGACCCGCCACGTCGGCTGACGCCGACCGCGCCTGGAGACTCGCATGTCCACCCACGACTTCGTCGCCATCGGGCTGGGCCCGTACAACCTGGGCCTGGCCTGCCTCACCGCGCCGATCGACGACCTGGACGGGGTGTTCCTGGAGGCCCGCCCCAGCCTGGCCTGGCACCCCGGCATGCTGCTGGAGTCGGCCCGGCTGCAGACCCCGTTCATCGCTGACCTGGTCAGCCTCGCCGACCCGACGTCGCCGTACTCCTTCCTCAACTACCTCAAGGAGATCGGCCGGCTCTACCCGTTCTACATCCGGGAGAGCTTCTACCCGCTGCGCAGCGAGTACGACGCGTACTGCCGGTGGGCGGCGGCGAAACTGCCGAACCTGCGCTTCGGTCAGACCGTGACCACCGTGGAATACGACGACGCCGACGAGCGGTACGTGGTCCGGGCCGACACCGGCGCGGGCGAGACGGTGGAGTACCGGGCCCGGCACCTGGTGCTCGGCACCGGCACCCCGCCCTACCTGCCCGACGCCGTCGCCGCGCTGCCCGGCGACGCGGTGCACAACTCCCGCTACCTGGAGCACCGCGACGCGCTGCGCACCAAGCGCAGCATCACCGTCGTGGGCAGTGGGCAGAGCGCCGCCGAGATCTACCACGACCTGCTCGGCGACATCGACCGGTACGGCTACCAGCTCAACTGGGTGACCCGTTCGCCGCGGTTCTTCCCACTGGAATACACCAAGCTGACGTTGGAGATGACCTCACCGGACTACGTGGACTACTTCCACGCGCTGCCCGAGGCGACCCGCTACCGGCTGGAGAGCGAGCAGAAGGGGCTGTTCAAGGGGATCAACTCCGACCTGATCAACGACATCTTCGACCTGCTGTACGCGCACAGCGTCGACGGGCCGGTGAACACCCGCCTGCTCACCAACACCGAGCTGGTCGGCGCCGACCACCAGGACGGGACTTACACCCTCGGGTTGCGTCAGGTGGAGCAGGAGCGCGACTTCACGCTGCGGACCGAGGGCCTGGTCTTCGCCACCGGCTACCACTACCGGGTGCCGGAGTTCCTCGACCCGGTGCGCGAGCGGATCCGCTGGGACGCGCACGGCCGCTTCGACGTGGCCCGCAACTACAGCATCGACCACAGCGGGCGGGGGATCTTCCTGCAGAACGCGGGCACCCACACGCACAGCATCACGTCACCGGACCTGGGCATGGGCCCCTACCGCAACTCCTGGATCATCCGCGAGCTGCTCGGCCGGGAGCACTACCCGATCGAGAAGAGCATCACCTTCCAGGAGTTCGGGGTGCCGTCGTGAGCGTCGTCTTCGCCCGCGTCGACGACCGGCTCGGTGAGTTCGCTCTGCGTACGCTCGACCCGGACGCCGACGCCGCGCTGCTGCACCGGTGGGTGACCCACCCGAAGGCGGCGTTCTGGCTGATGCAGGACGCCGACGAGGCCCGGGTGACCGAGGAGTACGCGCGCATCGCCGCGCACCCGCACCACGACGCGTACCTCGGGCTGTGGCGGAGGAGTCCCGCCTTCCTCGCCGAACGGTACGACCCGGCCCACGTCGAGCTGGTCGGCCGCTACGACCACGAACCCGGTGACGTGGGCATGCACTTCCTCTGCGCCCCGGTCGGCACGCCGGTGCACGGCTTCACCCGGGCGGTGCTGACCACCGTCATGGCCTGGCTCTTCGCCGACCCGACGACCCGGCGGGTGGTGGTCGAACCGGACGTCCGCAACACCGCCGTGCACGCGCTGAACGCGGCCGTCGGGTTCGAGGTCGTCGGCCCGATCGCCAAACCGGAGAAGGACGCCCTGCTCAGCGTCTGCACCCGTGCACAGTTCGAAGCCGCCGTCGCCCGCGCCGCAGCGGATCGCGCCGCCACCACCCGAACCGAAGGAGCCCCGGCGTGACCGCCACCGCCGTCCCCACCCCGACGTCCGCCACCGCCGGGAACGCCGCCGGCAGCCCGGTCGGCCACCTCACCCCGGAGCGCTGGGCCCGGGCCAACCGGCTGCTGGTCCGCAAGGCGCTCGCCGAGTTCACCCACGAGCGGCTGCTCACCCCGCAGCCCGTGCCCGGCTCCGACGACCGCCAGTGGTACGAGGTCCGCAGCGACGACGACACGGTCAGCTACCGGTTCGCCGCCCGGGTGCTCGCCCTGGAGCACTGGCAGATCGACGCGGACAGCATCACCCGGCACCGCGACGGCACGTCGCTGCCGCCCGACGCGGTGGACCTCGTCGTCGAGCTTCGCGGCACCCTCGGGCTCTCCGCGCGGGTGCTCCCGGTCTACCTGGAGGAGATCACCTCGACGTTGGCCGGCACCGCGTACAAGCTGGCGCAGGCCGCGCCGAGCGCCGCCGAGTTGGCCGAGGCCGATTTCCAGACCATCGAGACGTCGATGACCGAGGGCCACCCGTGTTTCGTGGCCAACAACGGTCGGCTGGGCTTCGGCGTGGACGAGTACCACAGCTACGCCCCGGAGGTCGCCGCGCCGGTCCGGCTGGAGTGGCTCGCCGCGCACCGGGACCACTCGACGTTCAGCAGTGCCGCCGACCTCGACTACGAGCGGCTCATCGAGGGCGAGCTGGACGCGGAGACCCGGGCCCGCTTCGCCGCCACGATGACCGCTCTGGGCCTGGACCTGGCCGACTACCACCTGATCCCCGCGCACCCGTGGCAGTGGTGGAACAAGCTGGCGGTCACCTTCGCCGGGGAGCTGGCCGAGCGCCGCCTGGTGCACCTCGGCCCCGGACCGGACGTGTACCTGGCCCAGCAGTCCATCCGCACGTTCTTCAACGTCAGCGAGCCGAGCCGGCACTACGTGAAGACCGCGCTGTCGGTGCTGAACATGGGCTTCATGCGGGGCCTGTCGGCCGCGTACATGGCGGCGACCCCGGCGATCAACGACTGGTTGGCCGACCTGATCGCCGGCGACGAGGTGCTGACCGGCACCGGTCTGACCGTGATCCGGGAGCGGGCCGCGGTGGGTTACCGGCACCGGCAGTACGAGGCGGCGACCGACCGCACCTCCCCGTACCGCAAGATGTTGGCCGCCCTGTGGCGGGAGAGCCCGGTGCCCGACCTGGCGCCGGGGCGTCGACTGTCCACCATGGCCGCGCTGCTGCACGTCGACCCCGACGGCGGGTCGCTCGCGGCGGCGCTGATCGCCCGGTCCGGGCTGACGCCCGAGGTGTGGCTGCGCCGGTACCTGGACGCCTACCTCACCCCGTTGCTGCACAGCTTCTACGCCCACGACCTGGCGTTCATGCCGCACGGCGAGAACGTCATCCTCGTCCTCGACGAGAACGACACCGTCGAGCGGGTGATCTTCAAGGACATCGCCGAGGAGATCGCGGTGATGAGCGCCGACGTCGAGCTGCCGGAGGCGGTCGAGCGGATCCGGGTCGACGTGCCCGACGACACCAAGCTGCTGAGCATCTTCACCGACGTGGTGGACTGCTTCCTGCGCCACCTCAACGCGGTCCTGGTCGAGGCCGGCGTGATCGCCGAGGACGACCTCTGGCGTACCGTCGCGGCCTGCGCCGTCGACTACTTCGACCGGGTGCCGCACCTGGCCGAGCGGGTCCGCCACTACGACCTGTTCGCACCGGAGTTCACGTTGTCCTGCCTCAACCGGCTCCAACTGCGCAACAACCAGCAGATGGTCGACCTGGCCGACCCGTCGGCGGCTCTGCAGTTCGTCGGCACCCTCACCAACCCCCTCGCCGCCCACGCCCCGGCCCGGTGACCGTGCCGGGGTCTGGCCAGCGGGCGGGCGAACGGGTGCAATGGGGCGCGGCGGTGCGGGAGCGCTTCGAGACCACCTGGGTACGCGACAACGTGGTGCGGGCCGTCGCGTCGACCGGCGCGTTCGGGCTGCTGGCCTGGGCCCTGGTGGTGTCGGCACGGCACTCCGGCTGAGCCGGTCGCGGCTCAGTCGGTCGGCTCCGCCGCACCGGCCTGCCGGAACGCGCGTGCCAGCCGGGCCAGGTCGTGACCCTCGAAGTGTTGGAGGAACCGGCGACGGACGGCGGCCAGGTGGCTGGGCCAGGACTCTTCCAGGCGGGCGAAGCCCGCGTCGGTGAGGACGGCGTTCCAGCCCCGGGCGTCCTCCTCGCAGCGTTCCCGCTTGACCAGGCCCTGCGTCTCCAGGCGGATGATCGTGCGGGTCATGCCGCTGAGCGACAGGTAGCAGAGCGCGGCGAGTTCGTGCATGCGCAGCCGCCGGTCCGGTGCCTCGGAGAGGTTCATCAGGGCGGTGTACTCGGTGAGTGGTAGCTGACGGTCACCGACCATGTCCGCGTCGATCGTGCGGGGCAGCGTGTACATCACCTGCCCCAGGGCGCGGACCAGGGCCTCCTCGTCAGGGGTGAGGGGTTGCGGAGTCTCCGCGGAGGGGTTGGACATCCTCATACCATACTTGTTTGACTGAGCAAATGGTTACCCTCCGTGTGACGACGACCATAGGCGAGGTATTTGCTTGACCAATCAAGCACCGGTTAGCGTTCTCGCCGTCAGGTAAGGACCCTCTGAAAGGCGCCACACATGACCAGGATCGGGATCATCCTCGGAAGCACCCGTCCGGGGCGTAACGGCGAAGCCGTCGCCCGTTGGGTGCTCGAGATCGCCAAGCAGCGCAACGACGCGGAGTACGAACTGATCGACCTGCTCGACTACCAGCTGCCGCACCTCGACGAGGCGTACCCGCCCTCGATGGGCCAGTACTCCCAGCCGCACACCAAGCGGTGGGCCGAGACGATCGCCTCGTACGACGGCTTCGTCATCGTCACCCCGGAGTACAACCACTCCACCTCAGGCGCCCTGAAGAACGCCATCGACTTCCTGTACGCCGAGTGGAACAACAAGGCCGTCGGCTTCGTCAGCTACGGCTCGGTCGGCGGCGCCCGCGCCGTGGAGCACCTGCGGCTGATCTCCGGTGAGCTGCAGATGGCGGACGTGCGCTCGCAGGTCGCGCTGTCGCTGTTCACCGACTTCGAGAACTTCAGCACCTTCAAGCCCGGCCCGTTCCAGCAGGACGCGCTGACCACCACGCTCGACCAGGTGGTCGCCTGGAGCGCCGCGCTCGCTCCGCTGCGCAAGGCCTGAGCGTTCCGCTCCTCGGAAACGGCCGCGGGACCATCCCGCGGCCGTTTCCGTGCGTTCCGGCGTCCAGTGCGCGCCCCCAGCCCTGCTGCGCTCAGCGCGTCGCCAGTGGGTGGGTGGTGCCCTCGGCGACCGCCCGAAGCTTGTCCGGGTTCGCGACGTTGTGGATGGTGACGATCCGGCCGCCGGCGTCGATGTCGAAGGAGACGGTGGCGACCACCCGGCCGGCACCGCTGAACACCAGTCCCGGTCCACGGTTGATCTCGACCAGGTCGGCGCGCATGTCGTGCGGCTGAACGCCCTGGTAGGGGACGGTGCCGATGGCCGCGAACCAGGCGGCGACCGTATCCGCGCCCCGGATGGGACGCAGGGCCTGGCGAACCTTCCCACCACCGTCCGTCCACAACGTGACGTCCGGGGACAGGAGTTCCAGCAGGGTGTTGATGTCGCCACCGGTCGAGGCGGCGAGGAATCGCTCGGTGACGCCGCGCTGCTGCGACGGGTCGGCGGTGAAGCGTGGCCGCTGGGCCCGTACGTGCTCGCGGGCGCGGTGGGCGGTCTGCCGGACCGCGGCCTCGGAGCGCTCCACCGCCACCGCGATCTCCGCGTGGCTGAACGCGAAGACCTCCCGCAGGACGAACACCGCCCGTTCCAGTGGGCTGAGAGTCTCCAGCACCACCAGCATCGCCATCGACACGGACTCCGCGTCGGTGACGGCGTCGGCGGTGTCCCCGTCGGTCAGGATCGGCTCGGGCAACCACGGTCCGACATAGGTTTCGCGTTGTCGTCGGGCCGAGCGCAATCGCTGCATCGCGAGGTTCGACACGATGCGGGCGAGGTACGCCTTGGGATCCGCGACCTGGGAACGGTCCGCCGAGGACCATCTGATCCAGGCGTCCTGCACCGCGTCCTCGGCATCGGCCGCGGTCCCGAGAATCCGGTAGGCCACCGAGAACAGCAGGTTGCGATGGCTGTGGAACATCTGCTCGTCGACGTCGGACGGGTGGGTCACCGCGCGTCCCGCACCCGAGTGAAGCGACCGCCGCGTGGCCAGAAAGCACCGGAGGCGGGCAGCCGGGACATGCGGCGGTAGGTCGGCCAGGGCGAGGCGCTCACGGTCTCCTTGTACCAGACCGCCGTCCGCCCGGTCAGGCATCCTCGGCGAGGGCTGTCGTCGGGGCGGGTGAACTGAACGACCGCATCGTTGCGGCCCAGGCTCACCGGCGTGTGGTAGTAGCCGAACCGGAACGGCTTGGGCCGCCGACCCCGCAGCGTGCGGGCGATCGACACCGCCGCGTGCACGCCGGTCGGCATGCCGCTCTGGCAGGTGCCGTGCAGGACTCCGTAGCCCTGCCGGATCGCGGCCGTATCGCCGATCGCGTACACGTCGGGGTGCGACACCGACCGCAACGTGGTGTCGGTGACCACCCGGCCGCGTTCGTCGACGGTCAGACCTGCGGCGGCCGCCAGCGGCGCCGCCCGTGTCCCGGCCGTCCAGAGGACGACGTCCGCCGCCACTGTCTCCGCACCGGCCAGCACCACCCCGTCGGGAAGGACCGCCGTGACTGGGGCGCCGCTGAGCACGCGGACACCGAGGCGGGTGAGCGCGGCCCGCAGGTACGCTCGGGCCTTCGTGTTCATGGCCGCGCCGGGATCCTGCCGGCCCACCAGCGTGACGTCGAGCCCCGGGTGTCGGTCCGCGATCTCCGCAGCCGCCTCCACACCGGTCAACCCGCTGCCGACGACGACGACGGTGCCGCCGCCGAGCCGGGCCAGCCGGTCGGCCAGCGCTGGCGCGCCGCTCGGGCCGTCCAGGGTGTACGCGTGGTCCTCGGCGCCCGGCACGGCCGCCGTGTCAGTCACGCTGCCCAACGCGTAGACCAGGGTGTCGTAGCGCAGCTCCCGGCTGTCGTCGACCCGGACGGTCTTCGCCTGCGCGTCGACTGCCGTGACCCAGCCGCGCACGAACTGCGCACCGGTCACCGCCAGCAGTTCGGGGATGTCCAGCTCGGCGAACTGCTGCCCGGTCGCCGCCATGTGCAGCCGGAGGCGCTCGGTGAACCGTTCCCGCGCGTTGACGACGGTCACCTGTACGTCGGCCCGCCTGGTCCGTGCCGCGAGTTGGGTCGCCGCGGCCATGCCCGCGTAGCCCGCACCCAGGATCAGAACGCGATGCGGGCCCGCCGTGGCCTGTGGATGTGACGCACTCATTGTTTCGCCTCTCTGATCAGGTTGACGACCACGAGATGCGGGGCGCACGCCGGTTCGTGACATCGGTGCGATGTGACGCCCGCCACGGCCTGCGTCGTACGGCTGTGCCCACTAGCGTTGACGCGATGAGCCGATCAGGCGCCGCTGGTAGGGCACCGCTGTGGCGGGACCGCACCTTCGGCACGTACTGGGTCGCGCAGTCGCTCTCGGCGGCCGGCGACTCGTTCGCCTATCTCGCGGTGCCGCTGCTGGTCCTCCAGGCGACCGGGTCGGTGGCGCGGATGGGCCTGCTCACCGCCGTCGCGGGTGCGGCGTCCGTCGCCGCCGGGGTCTTCGGCGGCGTGCTTGTCGACAGGTACGACCGCCGCACCCTGATGATCGTGGCGGACCTGACCCGGTTGGTGCTCTACGGCCTGGTGCCGCTGGCGTGGCTCGCCGGCCCACAGGTGTGGCTGCTCTTCGTGGTGCTGCCGATCTGCGAGGCCGCCGGCATGGTGTTCCAGGTCGCCGCGGTGACCGCGGTGCGCAACCTCGTCGACCGGGATCGGATCACCGAGGCCAACGGCCGGTTGCAGGCGACGTACGCGGCGGCCGCCGTGCTCGGGCCGCTGCTCGCCGGTGTGGTGGCGGCCCGCTTCGGCCCGGCGACCGCCGTCGCCGTCAACGCGGCGAGCTTCGCGCTCTCCTCCGCCGGACTGTGGCTGATCCGTCTGCGCCCCGCACCTGTCGACACCGGCACCCGGGAGCGCCCGTTGGTCGAGTTCCTCGCCGGTGCGCGGTTCCTGTGGCGGCAGCCCGTCCTGCGCGCGCTGACCGTCCTGCTGTCGGTCTTCATCTTCCTGACCTACGGCTTCGTCGACGTGCTGATCTACCACGTCACCCATGACCTCGGCCGCTCCGAGGGCACCGTCGGCACGGTGCTCGGGCTGGCGGCGCTGGGCACGGTCACCGGTGCGCTGTTGGTGGCCCCGCTGCGCCGACGACGCGGATTCGGCGCCACCTGGATCGGCGCGCACGCCGTCTGCGGCTTCGCGGTGGCGGGCGTCGGCCTCGCGACGAGCGTGCCGGCGGTCACCGCGCTGACCGCCGTGTACCTGTGTTGTCTGAGCGTCGGCGGGATCTGCTCGATGTCGCTGCGCCAGGAGATCACCCCCGACCACCTGCTCGGCCGGGTCACGTCGGCCTTCTGGAGCACGCACTACGCCCTCGGCCCGGCCGGTGCGGTCGTGCTGACCTGGGCCGCCGGTCGATACGGTGTGGCGGTGGTCACCCTCGCTGCGGGCGCGGGATGCCTGCTGGTCGCGGTCGGCGGCCTCTTCAGCCCGATCCGCCGCGCCGGAGCGGAGCCGACCGCGGCGCCGTCGGGGCTGAGCGCGGCCCCGGCCGGCGGCACCATCGGCGGTTGAGGCCCTGTCGAGCTGATGCCACAAACGATTCACCTGTCTGAGAGGGCCGGCCCGGGCAGCGGCGAGGCGATCGCGCGGGGTGGCGGGGCGATCGCGGCCGGGAGGCCGGGGGCGGTCGCGCCGGGGTGGCGGGAGGCGGTCGAGCCGGGGTGGCGGGATCGATCGCGCCGGGTGGCGGCAGACGCAACGGCGGCGCGGCGGGTCCCGATTCGTTTGTGACATCAGCTCCACAGGACCCGACCACCGCCACGGGGCCCCGAGCGAGAGTCGATCAGAACTCCTGGTACATGACGTGCAGACCGACCCGGCCGAGGGTGGGGTGACGGAATGCGCCCGGCACCGTGCCGATCACCGCGAAGCCCTCCCGCCGGTACAGCTCCACCGCCGACCTGTTGCTCTCCGCGACGGCGTTGAACTGCATGCCCGCGTACCCCTGCTCGCGGGCCCAGGTCAGGGCGTCGCGGCACAGCGCGGTGCCGACGCCCCGGCCCCGGGTGTCGGCGGCGACCATGAAGCTCGCGGTGGCGACGTGCCCTCCCGGCCCCGGCTTGTTGGCGCCCATCTTCGCGGTGCCCAGCACCCGCTCGCCGTCCACCGCGACGACCGTCCGGCCCGGTGCCATCTCCACCCACACGGCGTACGCCTGCTCGGCGGTCATCGCCGGGTCGTAGGTGAAGGTCTCCTCCGCCCGGATCACCTCCTGGATGATCGGCCACACCTGCGACCAGTCCGCCGCTTCGAAATCCCGAATCCGCACGGTCGGCACGCTAAGGGATGTCTCGTAACCCTGGCGTCTGTCCGTTGAGGATGGTCGGGCAGGATGCCGGGGTGCAGGTGATCACGGCAGCTCGCTCGGAGTGGATCTTTCCGTTCACCGGGTTGCAGCCCGCTCAGTTCCGCAAGCTGGTCCGGCTGGTCGCCGAGCGTGGCGGTGAGGGCATCGCCGATGGCCGGCCGGGCCGGCAGTGGGCTCTTGACCTCGCCGATCGGGTGTTGCTCGTCGCCGCGTACTGGCGCACGAACCTGACGATGCGCCAGATCGGTCCGCTGTTCGGGGTGTCGCACTCCGCGGCGCATCGGGTCATCGACACCCTCGCGCCGCTGTTGGCCCTGGCGCCGGTGCGCAAGCGAC
This window harbors:
- a CDS encoding IucA/IucC family siderophore biosynthesis protein — its product is MLVRKALAEFTHERLLTPQPVPGSDDRQWYEVRSDDDTVSYRFAARVLALEHWQIDADSITRHRDGTSLPPDAVDLVVELRGTLGLSARVLPVYLEEITSTLAGTAYKLAQAAPSAAELAEADFQTIETSMTEGHPCFVANNGRLGFGVDEYHSYAPEVAAPVRLEWLAAHRDHSTFSSAADLDYERLIEGELDAETRARFAATMTALGLDLADYHLIPAHPWQWWNKLAVTFAGELAERRLVHLGPGPDVYLAQQSIRTFFNVSEPSRHYVKTALSVLNMGFMRGLSAAYMAATPAINDWLADLIAGDEVLTGTGLTVIRERAAVGYRHRQYEAATDRTSPYRKMLAALWRESPVPDLAPGRRLSTMAALLHVDPDGGSLAAALIARSGLTPEVWLRRYLDAYLTPLLHSFYAHDLAFMPHGENVILVLDENDTVERVIFKDIAEEIAVMSADVELPEAVERIRVDVPDDTKLLSIFTDVVDCFLRHLNAVLVEAGVIAEDDLWRTVAACAVDYFDRVPHLAERVRHYDLFAPEFTLSCLNRLQLRNNQQMVDLADPSAALQFVGTLTNPLAAHAPAR
- a CDS encoding GNAT family N-acetyltransferase is translated as MSVVFARVDDRLGEFALRTLDPDADAALLHRWVTHPKAAFWLMQDADEARVTEEYARIAAHPHHDAYLGLWRRSPAFLAERYDPAHVELVGRYDHEPGDVGMHFLCAPVGTPVHGFTRAVLTTVMAWLFADPTTRRVVVEPDVRNTAVHALNAAVGFEVVGPIAKPEKDALLSVCTRAQFEAAVARAAADRAATTRTEGAPA
- a CDS encoding GNAT family N-acetyltransferase, giving the protein MRIRDFEAADWSQVWPIIQEVIRAEETFTYDPAMTAEQAYAVWVEMAPGRTVVAVDGERVLGTAKMGANKPGPGGHVATASFMVAADTRGRGVGTALCRDALTWAREQGYAGMQFNAVAESNRSAVELYRREGFAVIGTVPGAFRHPTLGRVGLHVMYQEF
- a CDS encoding MarR family winged helix-turn-helix transcriptional regulator codes for the protein MSNPSAETPQPLTPDEEALVRALGQVMYTLPRTIDADMVGDRQLPLTEYTALMNLSEAPDRRLRMHELAALCYLSLSGMTRTIIRLETQGLVKRERCEEDARGWNAVLTDAGFARLEESWPSHLAAVRRRFLQHFEGHDLARLARAFRQAGAAEPTD
- a CDS encoding lysine N(6)-hydroxylase/L-ornithine N(5)-oxygenase family protein, producing the protein MSTHDFVAIGLGPYNLGLACLTAPIDDLDGVFLEARPSLAWHPGMLLESARLQTPFIADLVSLADPTSPYSFLNYLKEIGRLYPFYIRESFYPLRSEYDAYCRWAAAKLPNLRFGQTVTTVEYDDADERYVVRADTGAGETVEYRARHLVLGTGTPPYLPDAVAALPGDAVHNSRYLEHRDALRTKRSITVVGSGQSAAEIYHDLLGDIDRYGYQLNWVTRSPRFFPLEYTKLTLEMTSPDYVDYFHALPEATRYRLESEQKGLFKGINSDLINDIFDLLYAHSVDGPVNTRLLTNTELVGADHQDGTYTLGLRQVEQERDFTLRTEGLVFATGYHYRVPEFLDPVRERIRWDAHGRFDVARNYSIDHSGRGIFLQNAGTHTHSITSPDLGMGPYRNSWIIRELLGREHYPIEKSITFQEFGVPS
- a CDS encoding NAD(P)H-dependent oxidoreductase is translated as MTRIGIILGSTRPGRNGEAVARWVLEIAKQRNDAEYELIDLLDYQLPHLDEAYPPSMGQYSQPHTKRWAETIASYDGFVIVTPEYNHSTSGALKNAIDFLYAEWNNKAVGFVSYGSVGGARAVEHLRLISGELQMADVRSQVALSLFTDFENFSTFKPGPFQQDALTTTLDQVVAWSAALAPLRKA
- a CDS encoding FAD-dependent oxidoreductase; its protein translation is MSASHPQATAGPHRVLILGAGYAGMAAATQLAARTRRADVQVTVVNARERFTERLRLHMAATGQQFAELDIPELLAVTGAQFVRGWVTAVDAQAKTVRVDDSRELRYDTLVYALGSVTDTAAVPGAEDHAYTLDGPSGAPALADRLARLGGGTVVVVGSGLTGVEAAAEIADRHPGLDVTLVGRQDPGAAMNTKARAYLRAALTRLGVRVLSGAPVTAVLPDGVVLAGAETVAADVVLWTAGTRAAPLAAAAGLTVDERGRVVTDTTLRSVSHPDVYAIGDTAAIRQGYGVLHGTCQSGMPTGVHAAVSIARTLRGRRPKPFRFGYYHTPVSLGRNDAVVQFTRPDDSPRRGCLTGRTAVWYKETVSASPWPTYRRMSRLPASGAFWPRGGRFTRVRDAR
- a CDS encoding MFS transporter → MSRSGAAGRAPLWRDRTFGTYWVAQSLSAAGDSFAYLAVPLLVLQATGSVARMGLLTAVAGAASVAAGVFGGVLVDRYDRRTLMIVADLTRLVLYGLVPLAWLAGPQVWLLFVVLPICEAAGMVFQVAAVTAVRNLVDRDRITEANGRLQATYAAAAVLGPLLAGVVAARFGPATAVAVNAASFALSSAGLWLIRLRPAPVDTGTRERPLVEFLAGARFLWRQPVLRALTVLLSVFIFLTYGFVDVLIYHVTHDLGRSEGTVGTVLGLAALGTVTGALLVAPLRRRRGFGATWIGAHAVCGFAVAGVGLATSVPAVTALTAVYLCCLSVGGICSMSLRQEITPDHLLGRVTSAFWSTHYALGPAGAVVLTWAAGRYGVAVVTLAAGAGCLLVAVGGLFSPIRRAGAEPTAAPSGLSAAPAGGTIGG
- a CDS encoding RNA polymerase sigma-70 factor is translated as MTHPSDVDEQMFHSHRNLLFSVAYRILGTAADAEDAVQDAWIRWSSADRSQVADPKAYLARIVSNLAMQRLRSARRQRETYVGPWLPEPILTDGDTADAVTDAESVSMAMLVVLETLSPLERAVFVLREVFAFSHAEIAVAVERSEAAVRQTAHRAREHVRAQRPRFTADPSQQRGVTERFLAASTGGDINTLLELLSPDVTLWTDGGGKVRQALRPIRGADTVAAWFAAIGTVPYQGVQPHDMRADLVEINRGPGLVFSGAGRVVATVSFDIDAGGRIVTIHNVANPDKLRAVAEGTTHPLATR